One Mycolicibacterium parafortuitum DNA segment encodes these proteins:
- a CDS encoding HNH endonuclease signature motif containing protein, which produces MYVRTMSRTGLQDAVSALRAAFDTVAACDLELLTRDELLEALDELESLSCQLPGLGHRLLARLQTETTAREMGAKSWKDVLRIRWRLSVSDANRRLTEACLLAPRPSVTGPALPPLLPATAIAQERGLINPEHVEVIRKSVAKLPSRVDAPTREQFEVDLVRTAVGAGPKELKDAAELILFLLDQDGPEPDDTERARQRGVTKHQQRPDGMIDLTATLTPEAWAVLEWIFAKYAAPGMCNPADPEPCTSGTPSQTQIDNDSRSLAQRQHDALIAVGRIALMSGELGTLNGLPVSIIIRTTLQDLESRAGIGVTGGGTRMPIKDVIRMGGHANNYLAVFDKATGAALDLFRTKRIASPEQRIMLIARDGGCTKPCCTIGAYGSQVHHVVTDWARGGNTNINDLGLACGPDNRSVNPDDPTAWTTRINTRGEVEWIPPEHLDTGQTRVNTYHRPERLLRPPEEPENDSAAAEPADPDNPGEPGGPAPPKGSAA; this is translated from the coding sequence ATGTATGTTCGAACCATGTCGAGGACGGGCCTGCAGGACGCGGTCAGCGCGCTGCGCGCCGCCTTCGACACCGTGGCGGCCTGCGATCTGGAGCTACTGACCCGCGACGAACTCCTCGAAGCCCTCGACGAGTTGGAGAGTCTGAGCTGCCAACTGCCCGGGCTCGGTCATCGGCTGCTGGCGCGGCTTCAGACCGAGACCACCGCCCGCGAGATGGGCGCCAAATCCTGGAAAGACGTGCTGCGGATCCGGTGGCGGCTATCGGTCAGTGACGCCAATCGGCGCCTGACCGAGGCTTGCCTGTTGGCGCCGCGCCCCTCGGTGACCGGACCGGCGCTACCGCCGCTGCTGCCGGCCACCGCGATCGCCCAAGAACGCGGACTGATCAACCCCGAACACGTCGAGGTCATCCGCAAATCCGTGGCCAAACTCCCGTCCAGGGTCGACGCCCCCACCCGCGAACAATTCGAAGTCGACCTGGTCCGCACCGCCGTCGGCGCCGGACCCAAAGAGCTGAAGGACGCCGCCGAACTGATCCTGTTCCTGCTGGATCAGGACGGCCCCGAACCCGACGACACCGAACGCGCCCGCCAGCGCGGGGTCACCAAACACCAGCAGCGCCCCGACGGGATGATCGACCTCACCGCAACCTTGACACCCGAAGCCTGGGCGGTACTGGAATGGATCTTCGCCAAATACGCCGCCCCCGGCATGTGCAACCCCGCCGACCCAGAACCCTGCACCTCGGGCACACCGTCACAAACCCAGATCGACAACGACTCTCGCAGCCTGGCCCAGCGCCAGCATGATGCGTTGATCGCCGTCGGACGCATCGCGTTGATGAGCGGCGAGTTGGGCACACTCAACGGGCTGCCGGTGTCGATCATCATCCGCACCACGCTGCAAGACCTCGAATCCCGCGCCGGGATCGGCGTCACCGGCGGCGGCACCAGGATGCCGATCAAGGATGTGATCCGGATGGGCGGGCATGCCAATAACTACTTGGCGGTGTTCGACAAAGCCACCGGGGCAGCTCTGGATTTGTTCCGCACCAAACGCATCGCGTCACCTGAGCAGCGGATCATGTTGATCGCCCGCGACGGCGGCTGCACCAAACCATGCTGCACCATCGGCGCCTACGGCAGCCAAGTCCACCACGTCGTCACCGACTGGGCCCGCGGCGGAAACACCAACATCAACGACCTCGGCCTGGCCTGCGGACCCGACAACCGCAGCGTCAACCCCGACGACCCCACCGCCTGGACCACCCGCATCAACACCCGCGGCGAAGTCGAATGGATCCCACCCGAACACCTCGACACCGGACAAACCCGCGTCAACACCTACCACCGCCCCGAACGACTCCTGCGCCCACCCGAGGAACCCGAAAACGACAGCGCCGCGGCTGAACCCGCCGACCCCGACAACCCCGGCGAACCCGGCGGACCCGCACCACCGAAAGGCTCTGCAGCCTGA
- a CDS encoding zinc ribbon domain-containing protein produces the protein MSSPTGMVECPVCQADVPAGEYCGLCGVPLAEHRGGDGPHWLRARTFGAASGQRLMTPALTSSLFPHLTPRGRTVFLFALGLIAAALTAATLLRMPAALIAVASLGLPVLFVLYLRESGVLQDMPRGAAIVTVALGVSLGVGWALLTGAAVARAYGVPLGAGIAATRVLREGIAVPLGSMLLMLAPALAARRLWRSDREALDGYVVGALGALSFTAAATLTRLAPQFTTGMINRVRPLDGLLVEAGVRGIAMPLTAVAVGGLVGTALWFTRPPTKVNQHRGVVRAVLVLIAAVVVAIYASVGVIDIARLPQWGQLALHLMLTAMALFALRVGLQLALLHEAKDQYQGDEPILCVECDHVVPDAPFCARCGAAMHACSRRERRALREERPIRLADTPAPGQIVVGLQPGYSIHSGTFEAPEPRPGMSLRAVMSALAIAIAVLAGSLVALSGLITKPAARYACPPDCGSPPMNRSVEVNPRFTAADGSFSVSYPADGSAYEVTTHADGITAVLKAGDGGTMQLFSRPAGGRTAQEIAVALVNETFPDTKSAYEIPNTMVGYQPGYGYAADLWPQGAMSSATRMRVLVMVAVKNDVALIAGAVGPYRAFGPDFGSGKPSAANLQLALDMGKYVNSFSWRGDPPR, from the coding sequence ATGAGTAGCCCTACCGGCATGGTGGAATGCCCCGTCTGCCAGGCGGACGTCCCCGCGGGGGAGTACTGCGGGCTTTGCGGGGTGCCGCTGGCCGAGCACCGCGGCGGGGACGGCCCGCACTGGCTGCGAGCGCGGACCTTCGGCGCCGCCTCCGGGCAACGGCTGATGACGCCGGCGCTGACCAGTTCCCTTTTCCCGCACCTGACCCCGCGGGGTCGCACCGTGTTCCTGTTCGCCCTCGGGTTGATCGCGGCGGCACTGACGGCAGCGACGCTGCTGCGGATGCCTGCGGCGCTCATCGCGGTCGCGTCGCTCGGCCTGCCTGTGCTGTTCGTGCTGTATCTGCGGGAATCCGGTGTATTGCAGGACATGCCGCGCGGTGCCGCGATAGTGACCGTTGCGCTCGGCGTCTCCCTGGGTGTCGGATGGGCGCTGCTGACCGGCGCGGCGGTCGCACGCGCGTACGGCGTCCCTCTCGGCGCGGGGATCGCCGCCACCCGGGTCCTCCGGGAGGGGATCGCGGTGCCGCTCGGCAGCATGCTGCTGATGCTGGCCCCGGCGTTGGCGGCGCGCCGGCTGTGGCGAAGCGACCGGGAAGCGTTGGACGGCTACGTCGTCGGGGCGCTGGGTGCGTTGTCCTTCACGGCGGCGGCGACGCTGACCCGGCTCGCGCCCCAGTTCACCACCGGGATGATCAACCGGGTACGCCCGCTGGACGGCCTGCTCGTCGAGGCCGGCGTCCGTGGTATCGCCATGCCGCTGACTGCGGTCGCGGTCGGTGGTCTGGTGGGCACCGCACTGTGGTTCACGCGGCCTCCGACCAAGGTCAACCAGCACCGAGGCGTCGTGCGGGCGGTGCTGGTCCTCATCGCCGCCGTGGTCGTGGCCATCTACGCCTCGGTGGGCGTGATCGATATCGCGCGTCTGCCCCAATGGGGCCAGCTGGCACTGCATCTGATGCTCACCGCGATGGCGCTGTTCGCGCTACGGGTCGGACTGCAACTCGCGCTGCTGCACGAGGCGAAAGACCAGTACCAGGGCGACGAACCGATCCTGTGTGTCGAGTGCGATCACGTTGTGCCCGATGCCCCGTTCTGCGCCCGATGCGGCGCCGCGATGCATGCGTGCTCCCGGCGCGAGCGGCGCGCGCTGCGGGAAGAGCGCCCCATCCGACTGGCCGACACACCCGCGCCCGGCCAGATCGTGGTCGGTTTGCAACCCGGCTACTCCATCCACTCCGGGACATTCGAGGCACCCGAACCGAGGCCCGGGATGTCGCTGCGCGCCGTGATGTCGGCGCTCGCGATCGCGATCGCCGTACTGGCCGGCAGCCTGGTGGCGTTGTCGGGGCTGATCACCAAGCCCGCGGCGCGGTATGCCTGCCCGCCCGACTGCGGGAGTCCGCCGATGAACCGGTCGGTGGAGGTCAACCCGCGGTTCACTGCGGCCGACGGATCGTTCTCGGTCTCCTACCCCGCGGACGGGTCGGCCTATGAGGTCACCACGCATGCCGACGGGATCACCGCGGTGCTGAAGGCCGGTGACGGCGGCACGATGCAGCTGTTCAGCCGTCCCGCCGGAGGCCGCACCGCACAGGAGATCGCCGTCGCGCTGGTCAACGAGACGTTCCCGGACACCAAGAGCGCCTACGAGATCCCGAACACGATGGTCGGCTATCAGCCGGGCTACGGATACGCCGCGGATCTCTGGCCGCAGGGCGCGATGAGCAGTGCGACCCGGATGCGCGTCCTGGTGATGGTCGCGGTCAAGAACGACGTGGCCCTGATCGCCGGCGCGGTGGGTCCCTATCGGGCATTCGGCCCCGACTTCGGCTCGGGCAAGCCGTCGGCGGCCAATCTTCAGCTCGCGCTGGATATGGGCAAGTACGTCAACAGCTTCAGCTGGCGTGGGGATCCGCCGCGGTGA
- a CDS encoding TetR/AcrR family transcriptional regulator, giving the protein MARPRKFDEAQVVAASRDVFWNQGYAATSIDDLSAATGLGRGSFYKAFGDKHSMFLRGLELYCTDAVDGIRAELRDPDLTAYERLVAHLHRVAAGAASDTELRGCLLAKSASELSSVDPDVAKLTKRTLDIWLRELTATVRAAQADGDIPADADPKRLASLLLAVLRGIEALRKGGASAATVKAAAEQAVALLGAGA; this is encoded by the coding sequence ATGGCACGTCCGCGTAAGTTCGACGAAGCGCAGGTCGTCGCGGCCAGTCGGGATGTGTTCTGGAACCAGGGTTACGCCGCGACGAGTATCGACGACCTCAGCGCTGCAACGGGTTTGGGCCGCGGCAGCTTCTACAAGGCCTTCGGTGACAAGCACAGCATGTTCTTGCGCGGCCTTGAGCTGTACTGTACCGACGCCGTCGACGGCATCCGTGCCGAGTTACGCGATCCCGATCTGACCGCCTACGAGCGACTGGTCGCGCATCTGCACAGGGTAGCCGCGGGCGCGGCCTCCGACACCGAACTGCGCGGCTGCCTGCTGGCCAAGAGCGCGTCCGAACTGTCCTCCGTCGACCCGGATGTCGCCAAGCTGACCAAGCGCACGCTGGACATCTGGCTGCGGGAACTGACCGCGACGGTCCGCGCCGCCCAGGCCGACGGCGACATTCCGGCCGACGCCGACCCCAAGAGGCTGGCCAGCCTGCTCCTGGCGGTGCTGCGTGGGATAGAGGCGCTGCGCAAGGGTGGCGCTTCGGCGGCCACCGTGAAAGCCGCCGCCGAGCAGGCCGTTGCGCTGCTCGGTGCAGGCGCGTAG
- a CDS encoding SDR family oxidoreductase, which produces MTSAVVAPTVETTGVPDLKGKTAVITGGSKGIGAATVARFVQGGARVVTSGRSQPESLPPGVEYIVADVATAAGVEHLAARAIEVLGEVDILVNNAGASTAYPGGVLAIPDDEWINDLNINFLAAVRLNAALLPAMYANGRGSIINVASAVTLSPPPPMLHYAAAKSALTTYTRGLAAEAGPRGVRVNTVTPGNVNSPGADAIRLTLTAAGGNGPEAGGGSIPLGRKGEPADIAEAIAFLASDRAAWITAGNLVVDGGQVQAG; this is translated from the coding sequence ATGACTTCCGCAGTTGTCGCGCCGACGGTGGAGACCACCGGTGTGCCGGACCTCAAGGGCAAGACCGCCGTCATCACCGGTGGCAGCAAGGGGATCGGCGCGGCCACCGTCGCCCGGTTCGTTCAGGGCGGGGCCCGCGTCGTCACGTCGGGCCGGTCACAGCCGGAGTCGCTGCCGCCGGGTGTGGAGTACATCGTCGCCGACGTCGCCACCGCCGCCGGGGTCGAGCATCTCGCCGCTCGCGCTATCGAGGTCCTCGGCGAGGTGGACATCCTCGTCAACAACGCCGGGGCATCGACCGCCTACCCCGGCGGTGTGCTCGCCATACCGGACGACGAATGGATCAACGACCTCAATATCAACTTCCTGGCTGCCGTCCGCCTCAACGCCGCGTTGCTGCCTGCGATGTACGCCAACGGCAGAGGCTCCATCATCAATGTGGCTTCGGCGGTCACACTGAGTCCGCCTCCGCCGATGCTGCACTACGCGGCCGCCAAATCGGCGCTCACGACCTACACCCGGGGCCTCGCCGCCGAGGCCGGTCCCCGGGGCGTGCGCGTGAACACCGTTACCCCCGGCAACGTCAACTCCCCGGGGGCCGACGCCATCCGGCTGACGCTGACCGCCGCGGGCGGCAACGGTCCAGAGGCCGGTGGCGGGTCGATTCCTCTGGGCCGCAAGGGTGAACCCGCCGACATCGCCGAGGCGATCGCGTTCCTGGCCTCCGACAGAGCCGCGTGGATCACGGCCGGCAATCTCGTCGTCGACGGCGGTCAGGTCCAGGCCGGATAG
- a CDS encoding 1-phosphofructokinase family hexose kinase yields MADKKSRADTPDEPQPVVIFAPLPVLTVTVEDRSGAPDIHVHAGGQGVWQSRMMSSLGVPVVLCVALGGETGDVLGHLLPIEGVSVKSVPVSARNGSYVHDRRSGDRDVVAEAAGTPLDRHELDSLYELTLTEGLTNGRVLLSGPQEDDVVPADLYRRLTTDLGANGCAVAADLSGDRLEAVLAGEPSLVKVSHEELLDDGRAKSDDAKDLVTAMRSMRDDGAGTIVVSRAGSAPALALIDDGDIVEICMPTLEPADSAGAGDSMTAGIVSALALGRPVREALQIGAACGALNVVRHGLGTGGARAVETLAERVELREWT; encoded by the coding sequence ATGGCTGACAAGAAATCCCGCGCCGACACCCCGGATGAGCCCCAGCCCGTCGTCATCTTCGCGCCGCTACCCGTACTGACCGTCACGGTCGAAGACCGCTCCGGTGCCCCCGACATCCACGTCCACGCCGGGGGCCAGGGCGTCTGGCAGTCACGCATGATGTCGTCCCTCGGCGTGCCGGTGGTGTTGTGCGTGGCCCTCGGCGGGGAAACCGGTGACGTTCTCGGGCATCTGCTGCCGATCGAGGGCGTCTCGGTGAAATCGGTTCCGGTCAGCGCCCGCAACGGCTCGTATGTGCACGACCGCCGCTCCGGGGACCGCGACGTCGTGGCCGAAGCCGCCGGCACCCCACTCGATCGTCACGAACTGGACTCCCTCTACGAGCTCACCCTGACCGAGGGGCTGACCAACGGACGGGTGTTGCTGTCCGGCCCGCAGGAGGACGACGTGGTGCCCGCCGACCTCTACCGGCGGTTGACCACCGACCTCGGCGCCAACGGTTGCGCGGTGGCCGCCGACCTGTCCGGGGACAGGCTCGAAGCGGTGCTCGCCGGCGAGCCCAGCCTGGTCAAGGTCAGCCACGAGGAACTGCTCGACGACGGCCGAGCGAAATCCGACGACGCGAAGGATCTCGTCACCGCGATGCGCTCGATGCGCGACGACGGCGCCGGCACCATCGTCGTGTCGCGGGCCGGGTCCGCCCCGGCGCTGGCCCTGATCGACGACGGCGACATCGTCGAGATCTGCATGCCCACACTCGAACCCGCCGACTCCGCGGGAGCCGGGGACTCGATGACCGCGGGCATCGTCTCAGCGCTGGCTCTGGGTCGGCCGGTGCGCGAGGCGCTCCAGATCGGCGCCGCGTGCGGTGCGCTCAACGTGGTGCGGCACGGGCTGGGCACCGGCGGCGCGCGGGCCGTCGAAACCCTGGCCGAACGGGTGGAACTCCGCGAATGGACATGA
- the surE gene encoding 5'/3'-nucleotidase SurE, with protein sequence MPLALVTNDDGIDSAGLHALASAAVKAGLDVIVAAPVEQASGASAALSAVRHDGRTVVEPRQLPDLDVQAWAVHAQPGHIVAAALNGWFDPRPDVVLSGINHGANVGRAVLHSGTVGAALTAKISDTRALAVSLDVALRPDGARHWDTAAGLLAPVLELLFASPDGTVLSLNVPDRPASELGPLRHARLARGGAVQTRVEEVRDGGVRLTEVESEERPGQDTDSALLDAGHPTLTELRSVEADDGDLVRDWLAQNANR encoded by the coding sequence GTGCCGCTCGCACTGGTGACCAACGACGACGGAATCGACTCCGCCGGTTTGCACGCGTTGGCGAGTGCCGCGGTGAAAGCCGGTCTCGACGTGATCGTGGCCGCGCCGGTGGAACAAGCCAGTGGTGCGAGCGCCGCGCTCAGCGCGGTCCGGCACGACGGCCGCACCGTGGTCGAACCCCGTCAACTCCCCGACCTCGACGTGCAGGCGTGGGCCGTTCACGCCCAGCCGGGGCACATCGTCGCGGCCGCGCTCAACGGCTGGTTCGACCCGCGGCCGGATGTCGTGCTGTCCGGAATCAACCACGGCGCCAACGTCGGCCGGGCGGTGCTGCACTCGGGAACCGTGGGCGCCGCACTCACCGCCAAGATCAGTGACACCCGCGCGCTGGCGGTGTCCCTCGACGTCGCGCTGCGTCCAGACGGCGCACGGCATTGGGACACCGCCGCGGGCCTGCTCGCCCCGGTCCTGGAGTTGCTGTTCGCTTCCCCCGACGGGACGGTGCTGTCGCTCAACGTCCCGGACCGGCCCGCATCGGAGCTGGGTCCGCTGCGCCACGCACGCCTCGCCCGCGGCGGGGCGGTGCAGACGCGCGTCGAAGAGGTCCGGGACGGCGGCGTGCGCCTGACCGAGGTGGAGTCAGAAGAGCGGCCAGGCCAGGACACCGACAGCGCGCTGCTCGACGCCGGACACCCGACGCTGACCGAACTGCGGTCCGTCGAGGCAGATGACGGCGACCTGGTGCGAGATTGGTTGGCGCAGAACGCTAACCGGTGA
- a CDS encoding S53 family peptidase, with protein MTTVIARTLTVLLLLAAALTGSDPSARDVVLGDRRIAGPYASLLGASTDLGPARDPKIEFTVGLTAPSRPAELIDWARERTLSVRWRPGDDWAVIEGTPDAVGQAFDVSVHNYRGRKGQYFYASPQQPAVPGHLRGEVAETGRILSYLPHRMSRPDNFPLDVPDRGLGPDALLNTYNAGELAKAGFTGKGTTIVIFAFDSFRQSDLDAFTAMNGLPPLIPEIVGGLPGEARAESSMDLQVAHALAPDARKVVVNARPTVEGDGGYRRIGEMLEDTDRRFPGAVWSFSIGWGCDRLITAADLAPVRSALRTAQSHGTTAYNASGDLAGMECRGGQDWSSPPSEQDIGLDSIASLPEMTSVGGTTLSTAADGTWVSEQTWFDVPLSQGTGGGVSALFDMPPWQQVASAAVPPERHAGKRMTPDVAAVADPFTGVKIVINDQVVVGGGTSQSAPIWAGLTAVMNQYLLEHGGSLIGDINPLLYRIAEGAPRPSYRDVTLGGNAVDHAGPGYDLVTGLGTPDVDNLVRNLLLAQKVNA; from the coding sequence ATGACCACGGTGATTGCGCGCACGCTGACGGTCCTCCTGCTCCTCGCAGCGGCGCTGACGGGTAGCGACCCGTCAGCGCGTGATGTCGTGCTTGGGGACAGGCGCATTGCGGGCCCGTACGCCTCGCTGCTCGGCGCATCCACCGATCTCGGACCGGCGCGCGACCCGAAGATCGAGTTCACCGTCGGTCTGACCGCCCCGTCGCGACCCGCGGAGCTGATCGACTGGGCCCGGGAGCGCACCCTGTCGGTGCGGTGGCGGCCGGGTGACGACTGGGCGGTCATCGAAGGGACGCCTGATGCCGTCGGGCAGGCGTTCGACGTCTCCGTCCACAACTACCGGGGCCGCAAGGGGCAGTACTTCTATGCGTCCCCGCAGCAGCCGGCGGTGCCGGGCCACCTACGCGGGGAGGTGGCCGAGACCGGCCGGATCCTCAGCTACCTGCCGCACCGGATGTCGCGTCCGGACAACTTCCCGCTGGACGTGCCCGATCGCGGGCTCGGCCCGGATGCGCTGCTGAACACCTACAACGCCGGCGAGTTGGCGAAGGCCGGGTTCACCGGCAAAGGGACCACCATCGTGATCTTCGCCTTCGATTCGTTCCGTCAGTCCGACCTCGACGCGTTCACCGCGATGAACGGACTGCCGCCGTTGATCCCGGAGATCGTCGGCGGATTGCCCGGCGAGGCGCGTGCCGAGTCGTCGATGGATCTGCAGGTTGCCCACGCCCTCGCCCCCGACGCCCGCAAGGTGGTGGTGAACGCCCGGCCGACCGTCGAAGGCGACGGCGGCTACCGCCGGATCGGCGAGATGCTCGAAGACACCGATCGCCGGTTCCCCGGTGCGGTGTGGAGCTTCTCGATCGGCTGGGGTTGCGACCGGCTCATCACCGCCGCGGACCTGGCCCCGGTGCGATCCGCGCTGCGGACCGCGCAATCGCACGGCACCACCGCCTACAACGCGAGCGGTGATCTCGCCGGCATGGAGTGCCGCGGCGGTCAGGACTGGTCCTCGCCACCGAGCGAGCAGGACATCGGCCTCGACTCGATCGCGTCGCTGCCGGAGATGACCAGCGTCGGTGGCACCACGTTGTCCACCGCAGCGGACGGGACGTGGGTGTCCGAGCAGACCTGGTTCGACGTGCCGCTGTCGCAGGGCACCGGTGGCGGTGTCTCCGCCTTGTTCGACATGCCACCGTGGCAGCAGGTGGCGTCCGCCGCGGTGCCGCCGGAACGCCATGCCGGGAAGCGGATGACGCCGGATGTCGCCGCCGTCGCCGACCCGTTCACCGGCGTGAAGATCGTGATCAACGACCAGGTCGTGGTCGGCGGCGGCACCTCGCAGTCCGCACCGATCTGGGCCGGTCTGACCGCGGTGATGAACCAGTACCTGCTGGAGCACGGCGGCTCCCTCATCGGCGACATCAACCCGCTGCTGTACCGCATCGCCGAAGGCGCTCCCCGACCGTCCTACCGCGATGTCACGTTGGGCGGCAACGCCGTTGACCATGCCGGGCCGGGCTATGACCTGGTGACCGGGCTCGGCACCCCGGACGTCGACAACCTGGTGCGGAACCTGCTGCTGGCTCAGAAGGTGAATGCCTGA
- a CDS encoding oxygenase MpaB family protein yields the protein MTVTGERPEILLEDVDFNRRDHPDRPLRPIPPGRDQFAPQWRHMREVMFGEWIDIDKEVEPSELTRLRDDYFWQRDELMIGVVDAFERIGHEQGRALFEQALTQGIDTLEDPPQEFVDLFAHLDNLPEQFDLVAAERGRMLAMSSTMAATTIIRGWALYETAMTGDISAATGATGRFADDGPRRNIETARVFAEFTLPDIFDRQSEAFQDVVRVRLMHALASRGLRRKWGDALYLKFGEPIPVTSLLGFGSGMLLGRLVDHAFGRKLTRQQLEDLAEYSSFSGQLWGAPERLRSADGVELIKSLNYVLARGGNPSPWRAELVDAIASREHLELLTDALPSWVRSVVARYSDQITATVAMASAGVVFGYEQIDAMVADTRFERLGYDFERRVRDFTRFTRLNVGIARVADRLPFSNPIREHRKRTGAAARERIAMLNKIAAGRQIPLTYTHHDSSTSGQGFTG from the coding sequence ATGACCGTGACCGGCGAGCGCCCCGAAATCCTGCTCGAGGATGTCGACTTCAACCGGCGTGACCATCCCGATCGGCCGCTGAGGCCCATCCCGCCCGGACGTGACCAGTTCGCCCCGCAATGGCGGCATATGCGTGAGGTCATGTTCGGTGAGTGGATCGACATTGACAAAGAGGTCGAGCCCAGCGAACTGACCCGCCTGCGCGACGATTACTTCTGGCAGCGTGACGAACTGATGATCGGTGTCGTCGACGCGTTCGAGCGGATCGGCCACGAGCAGGGCCGCGCGTTGTTCGAACAGGCGCTGACACAGGGAATCGACACCCTCGAGGATCCGCCGCAGGAGTTCGTCGACCTGTTCGCCCATCTCGACAACCTGCCCGAGCAATTCGATCTCGTCGCCGCCGAACGCGGTCGGATGCTGGCAATGTCGAGCACGATGGCAGCCACCACGATCATCCGGGGATGGGCGCTGTACGAGACCGCGATGACCGGCGACATCTCCGCCGCGACCGGCGCCACCGGACGGTTCGCCGACGACGGTCCGCGCCGCAACATCGAAACCGCTCGGGTGTTCGCCGAGTTCACTCTGCCCGACATCTTCGACCGGCAGTCCGAGGCGTTCCAGGACGTGGTGCGGGTGCGGTTGATGCATGCACTGGCCAGTCGGGGTCTGCGACGGAAGTGGGGTGATGCCCTCTATCTGAAGTTCGGCGAGCCCATTCCGGTCACGTCGCTGCTCGGGTTCGGCAGCGGCATGCTCCTCGGTCGTCTGGTCGACCACGCCTTCGGTCGCAAGCTGACCAGGCAGCAGCTCGAGGATCTCGCGGAATACTCGTCGTTCTCCGGACAACTGTGGGGGGCGCCGGAGCGGCTGCGCTCCGCCGACGGTGTCGAACTGATCAAGTCGTTGAACTACGTACTCGCCAGGGGAGGCAATCCGTCTCCGTGGCGCGCCGAACTCGTCGACGCCATCGCCAGCCGCGAACACCTCGAGCTCCTGACCGATGCCCTTCCGTCGTGGGTGAGAAGCGTGGTGGCGCGCTACTCCGACCAGATCACCGCAACCGTCGCGATGGCCTCGGCCGGAGTCGTGTTCGGCTATGAGCAGATCGACGCGATGGTGGCCGACACCCGCTTCGAAAGACTGGGCTATGACTTCGAGCGCAGGGTGCGCGACTTCACGCGGTTCACCAGACTGAACGTCGGCATCGCACGGGTTGCCGACCGCCTGCCGTTCTCGAATCCGATCCGCGAGCACCGCAAGAGGACCGGCGCGGCCGCCCGGGAACGGATCGCGATGCTGAACAAGATCGCCGCTGGCCGGCAGATTCCGCTGACCTACACCCACCACGACAGCTCGACATCGGGGCAGGGTTTCACCGGTTAG
- a CDS encoding mycofactocin-coupled SDR family oxidoreductase — MGKLDGKVAFITGAARGQGRAHAVRLAEEGADVIAVDVCAQYATVVYPMSRPEDLAETVRLVEAQGRRIVASEADVCDVAALQKAFDEGAAELGGVDIVVANAGIGPGGQTTEDEQWDDVVDVNLKGVWNTLRVSVPTMLTQDRGGSIILTSSTGGLIGTPVVNGGMIAYTAAKHGVVGIMRAYANYLAPHHIRVNSIAPTTVATPMANNGDLSMLKKYEPAIARSLENAMPVDYVEARDVANAVAWLASDDARYVTGTVVPVDAGLLNKR; from the coding sequence ATGGGCAAGCTCGACGGCAAGGTCGCTTTCATCACCGGTGCGGCGCGGGGTCAGGGGCGTGCGCATGCGGTGCGGTTGGCCGAGGAAGGCGCGGACGTCATCGCGGTCGACGTGTGCGCGCAGTACGCCACCGTCGTCTATCCGATGTCGCGGCCGGAGGACCTGGCCGAGACGGTGCGCCTGGTCGAGGCCCAGGGCCGGCGAATCGTGGCGAGCGAGGCCGATGTCTGCGACGTCGCGGCACTACAGAAGGCTTTCGACGAAGGGGCGGCCGAACTCGGCGGTGTGGACATCGTGGTGGCCAATGCCGGGATCGGCCCCGGCGGGCAGACCACCGAGGACGAGCAGTGGGACGACGTGGTCGACGTCAATCTCAAAGGGGTGTGGAACACCCTGCGCGTCTCGGTCCCGACGATGCTGACCCAGGACCGCGGCGGGTCGATCATCCTGACCAGTTCGACTGGCGGACTCATCGGCACACCCGTCGTCAACGGCGGCATGATCGCCTATACCGCGGCCAAGCACGGCGTGGTCGGAATCATGCGGGCATACGCGAACTATCTTGCCCCGCACCATATCCGGGTGAACAGCATTGCGCCGACGACCGTTGCGACGCCGATGGCCAACAATGGCGACCTGAGCATGCTCAAGAAGTACGAACCCGCGATCGCCCGTTCGCTGGAGAACGCGATGCCCGTCGATTACGTCGAGGCGCGCGACGTCGCCAACGCTGTCGCCTGGCTGGCCTCCGACGACGCGCGCTACGTCACCGGCACCGTCGTCCCCGTGGATGCCGGACTGCTCAACAAACGTTAG